The genome window CGGAAATAGCCGTCGCGTATTATGAAAATCAACAAACGCAGGAAGAGATTGCCAGCCGCTTTGGTATCTCGCGTATCAAAGTCGGACGTTTGTTGAAGCGGGCGCGGGCGGAAGGGATCGTTGAAATCAATGTCCGCTATCATCCGGTATTTAGCTCTCAGCTTGAACAACAGTTTATTAAGAGCTTTGGCATCAAGCGTGCGCTGATTGCGATCGATCACCATGATGAGGATGAGCAGCGCCAGCAGGTGGCATCGCTGGTGTCCACTTACTTGTCCAGCATTTTGAAAAACGGTATGTCCGTGGCGGTCGGGCAGGGGCGTAACGTGGCCGCTGTCGCCAGCCACGTGGGCGTGTTTCCCGAGCGGCACTGCAAGTTTATCTGTGGCATCGGCGGCACGCAGCGCGATGGAGAACTGATCGATGCCGATCATATCAGCCGTCATCTGGCGCGGAAATTTAATGCCACGAGCGAAACGCTGTACGCGCCTGCCTATGTTGAAAATTCGGCACTGAAATCCTCCTTTATGCAAAACCGTTTGATCAATGAAACACT of Pectobacterium carotovorum contains these proteins:
- a CDS encoding sugar-binding transcriptional regulator, with product MSEFDSDSELLTEIAVAYYENQQTQEEIASRFGISRIKVGRLLKRARAEGIVEINVRYHPVFSSQLEQQFIKSFGIKRALIAIDHHDEDEQRQQVASLVSTYLSSILKNGMSVAVGQGRNVAAVASHVGVFPERHCKFICGIGGTQRDGELIDADHISRHLARKFNATSETLYAPAYVENSALKSSFMQNRLINETLERASKADIALVGLGDMNENSFMVQLGWFTSQEIITARQDEGVVGDIAGYAFLDIQGRPVDTVMNDRVIGLSLDQLRKIPYVIAIASENTKATAILAALRSGIVDVIATSASNARTVLSLISAKH